A window of the Cystobacter fuscus genome harbors these coding sequences:
- a CDS encoding LysR family transcriptional regulator, with the protein MKTVLFQQLHVFLAVARLQSFRGAARELGVSTAAVSQSVRQLEEQLSVVLLNRTSRSVALTDAGRRLVEEAGPGLAQAAAALHGAAAQPGEAVGRLKLSVPRAAVPLLIAPVLPAFRARYPRVEVDVVVEQRLVDIVAEGYDAGVRLSETIERDMVQVRLTDAFRFVVVGAPAYLEKHGHPARPEDLLRHECIVLRSQTTGTPYAWELERGSRTWRVPVHGGVATNDEMTGVALAAEGVGLAYTLEPAIQEHLHSGRLVRVLEDYAPTVPGFFLYYPSRAQRSQPLRLFIEAAKELAWRSR; encoded by the coding sequence ATGAAGACGGTCCTCTTCCAGCAGCTCCACGTGTTCCTTGCCGTCGCGCGTCTCCAGAGCTTCCGGGGGGCGGCGCGCGAGCTCGGCGTCTCCACGGCCGCCGTGAGCCAGTCGGTGCGGCAGCTGGAGGAGCAGCTGAGCGTGGTCCTGCTCAACCGCACCTCGCGCAGCGTGGCCCTGACGGACGCGGGGCGGCGGCTGGTGGAGGAGGCCGGTCCAGGTCTTGCCCAAGCCGCTGCCGCCCTCCACGGGGCCGCGGCCCAGCCCGGGGAGGCCGTCGGACGGCTGAAGCTGTCCGTGCCACGAGCGGCGGTGCCCCTCCTCATCGCGCCCGTGCTGCCAGCATTCCGGGCGCGGTACCCCCGCGTGGAGGTGGACGTCGTCGTCGAACAGCGCCTCGTCGACATCGTCGCGGAGGGCTACGACGCCGGCGTGCGCCTGAGCGAGACCATCGAGCGCGACATGGTGCAGGTGCGCCTGACGGACGCCTTCCGCTTCGTGGTGGTGGGTGCACCGGCCTACCTCGAGAAGCACGGCCACCCAGCGCGCCCCGAGGACCTGCTCCGGCACGAATGCATCGTCCTGCGCTCACAGACGACCGGGACTCCCTATGCCTGGGAGCTGGAGCGCGGAAGCAGGACCTGGCGCGTCCCGGTGCACGGCGGTGTCGCCACCAACGACGAGATGACCGGCGTGGCGCTCGCCGCCGAAGGGGTGGGGCTGGCGTACACCCTGGAGCCAGCCATCCAGGAGCATCTGCATTCCGGACGCCTCGTGCGGGTGCTGGAGGACTACGCGCCCACCGTGCCTGGCTTCTTCCTCTACTACCCCAGCCGCGCCCAGCGCTCGCAGCCTCTGCGCCTCTTCATCGAGGCAGCCAAGGAGCTGGCCTGGCGCTCGCGCTGA